The Microcoleus sp. FACHB-831 genome contains a region encoding:
- a CDS encoding transposase encodes DGVTFEAFVVQKLIPKLWKNACVVMDNAKIHQGEMVREFIEKAGAKLIYLSPYSPEFSPIENFWSTVKSILIKTAARTYKDLVDGIANAMFKVTQENIRNWFAHCCYCT; translated from the coding sequence GATGGAGTTACTTTTGAAGCTTTCGTTGTTCAGAAATTAATTCCTAAACTTTGGAAAAATGCTTGTGTTGTGATGGACAACGCCAAAATACATCAAGGGGAGATGGTAAGAGAATTTATCGAAAAAGCTGGAGCCAAACTGATTTATTTATCTCCTTACTCTCCTGAGTTCTCCCCCATTGAAAATTTTTGGTCAACTGTTAAATCTATCTTGATAAAGACAGCAGCTAGAACTTATAAAGATTTAGTCGATGGCATCGCCAACGCCATGTTTAAGGTAACTCAAGAAAATATTCGTAACTGGTTTGCTCATTGCTGTTATTGTACCTAA